One Phoenix dactylifera cultivar Barhee BC4 chromosome 8, palm_55x_up_171113_PBpolish2nd_filt_p, whole genome shotgun sequence genomic window carries:
- the LOC103703004 gene encoding GDSL esterase/lipase At5g45910-like — protein MRLSIWIFFHFLSYFHVTLSAPQQYTSIFNFGDSLSDTGNLLIILNATVVPSGSLPYGMTFFGGPTGRFSDGRLIIDFIADAFGLPFLPPFVARGRHFRQGANFAVSGATALDIEFFQQRRLGNLAGVNESLSVQLRWFEGMKPSLCNSTKSCRDYFSKSLFMIGELGVNDYITPLRARRSLKEVRSYVPKVVEKISMATERLIELGAADLMVAGIPPMGCFPVCLTLLMSPNKEDYEPGTGCLKEVNNLTRYHNRLLRRSLDQLRIKYPRLRLTYADYYGAAIRLASNPKRYGFSNGALRACCGGGGPYNFNSTVFCGQPGSTVCKDPSTYVSWDSIHLTEAAYHSMAMGLLQGPYADPPWCGHQCQVSNHSSRSSLRGSASSASSASLILFWVDFMLFYLMPIGLVCILSF, from the exons ATGAGGCtctccatttggatcttcttccaCTTCTTGTCATACTTCCATGTTACCCTCTCTGCTCCTCAACAGTATACCTCAATATTTAATTTTGGGGACTCCCTATCTGACACCGGTAACTTGCTGATCATCTTAAATGCTACTGTCGTGCCAAGCGGCAGCCTCCCTTATGGCATGACCTTCTTTGGTGGTCCTACGGGTCGTTTTTCTGATGGACGGTTGATCATAGACTTCATTG CTGACGCTTTTGGGCTCCCATTCCTTCCGCCATTCGTAGCTCGCGGCCGACACTTCCGCCAAGGAGCGAATTTTGCTGTCTCGGGTGCCACAGCACTCGACATCGAATTCTTCCAACAGAGACGCCTTGGTAATCTCGCCGGGGTCAATGAGTCCTTGAGCGTCCAGCTTCGGTGGTTCGAGGGGATGAAGCCTTCCCTCTGCAACTCAACTAAAA GCTGCAGGGACTACTTCAGCAAATCCCTCTTCATGATCGGAGAGCTTGGGGTGAATGATTACATCACTCCCTTGAGAGCAAGGAGGAGCTTGAAGGAAGTGAGATCATACGTGCCCAAAGTCGTAGAAAAAATTTCGATGGCCACCGAG AGATTGATCGAACTCGGGGCAGCGGATCTGATGGTGGCGGGGATTCCACCCATGGGATGCTTTCCGGTGTGCCTCACGCTTTTAATGAGTCCGAACAAAGAAGACTACGAACCTGGCACTGGATGCCTGAAGGAGGTGAACAATTTGACGAGATACCACAATAGGCTGCTGCGTCGCTCATTGGATCAGCTCCGGATCAAATACCCACGGTTACGGCTCACTTATGCGGATTACTATGGTGCAGCAATTCGACTGGCTAGCAATCCAAAACGCTATG GATTCAGCAATGGAGCTTTAAGAGCCTGCTGTGGTGGCGGCGGGCCATATAACTTTAATTCAACAGTGTTTTGCGGTCAACCAGGTTCTACCGTTTGTAAAGATCCCTCAACTTACGTAAGTTGGGATTCCATCCATTTAACAGAAGCTGCCTACCATTCCATGGCCATGGGTTTGCTCCAAGGTCCTTATGCTGACCCGCcctggtgcggacaccagtgccaggtcagcaatcATTCGAGTCGATCATCGCTACGGGGTTCAGCCAGTTCAGCTAGTTCAGctagtttgattttattttgggttgattttatgttattttatttaatgcCGATTGGGCTTGTTTGCATATTATCATTTTAG
- the LOC103703051 gene encoding GDSL esterase/lipase At5g45910-like isoform X2 encodes MKLSVLTLLSLSCFHFSYSFSPRYNSIFSFGNSLADTGNFLITGAQQFPGIGRLPYGMTFFGRPTGRCSDGRLVIDFIAEAVGLPLLPPSLASDQDFRQGANFAVAGCTALDSAFWEQRGLAGIFGTNDSLGVQLQWFEQLKPSLCSTVRECKDYFGKSLFVLGEIGGNDYHLPLLANRTLEEVRTYVPYVIETISNTAEILINEGAVDLVLPGAPPSGCFGVLLTLLPSPNKQDYEPQTGCLKKLNALAMYHNELLRRAIGKLLSKYPGVRIIYADYYGPVIQFVQTPERFGFGNGALIACCGGGGPYNFNPQAWCAQPGATVCEEPSKSIYWDGIHLTEAAYRYIAPGWLSAWSHAKVH; translated from the exons ATGAAGCTCTCGGTCCTCACtttactctctctctcatgtTTCCATTTTTCCTACTCCTTTAGTCCCCGCTATAATTCAATATTCAGTTTCGGAAACTCCCTCGCCGACACCGGTAATTTTCTTATCACCGGTGCCCAGCAGTTCCCTGGCATCGGCAGGCTCCCTTACGGCATGACCTTCTTTGGCCGCCCCACGGGCCGCTGTTCCGATGGACGCTTGGTTATCGACTTCATCG CTGAGGCGGTTGGGCTCCCGTTGCTGCCGCCATCTTTGGCGAGCGACCAAGACTTCCGACAGGGAGCCAACTTCGCCGTCGCAGGTTGCACGGCACTTGACTCAGCCTTCTGGGAACAGAGAGGGCTTGCCGGTATCTTTGGGACCAACGATTCCTTGGGCGTCCAGCTTCAATGGTTCGAGCAGCTGAAGCCTTCCCTTTGCAGCACAGTCAGAG AGTGCAAGGACTACTTCGGTAAATCCCTCTTTGTACTCGGAGAGATTGGAGGGAACGATTACCACCTTCCCCTTCTCGCCAATCGGACCTTGGAGGAAGTAAGGACGTATGTGCCTTATGTCATTGAAACCATTTCGAATACTGCTGAG ATTTTAATCAACGAGGGAGCGGTTGACCTAGTTTTGCCTGGGGCGCCGCCATCAGGCTGCTTTGGGGTGCTCCTGACGTTGCTCCCTAGTCCTAACAAACAAGACTATGAACCGCAGACTGGATGCCTCAAGAAACTAAATGCATTAGCAATGTATCACAACGAATTGCTTCGTCGGGCAATAGGAAAACTTCTGAGCAAGTATCCAGGGGTTAGGATAATCTACGCCGATTACTATGGACCAGTCATTCAATTTGTACAGACGCCTGAACGCTTTG GATTTGGCAATGGGGCTCTAATTGCTTGCTGTGGGGGAGGAGGTCCCTACAACTTCAACCCACAAGCCTGGTGTGCCCAGCCGGGTGCGACCGTATGTGAGGAACCATCCAAGTCCATATATTGGGACGGCATCCACCTAACGGAAGCTGCTTATCGCTACATCGCCCCGGGTTGGCTCTCTGCATGGTCCCATGCCAAGGTCCATTAA
- the LOC103703051 gene encoding GDSL esterase/lipase At5g45910-like isoform X1, whose product MTSFFFSPLIMKLPVLTLLSLSCFHFSHSFTPRYNSIFSFGNSLADTGNGLITSAQQSPGIGRLPYGMTFGRPTGRCSDGRLVIDFIAEAVGLPLLPPSLASDQDFRQGANFAVAGCTALDSAFWEQRGLAGIFGTNDSLGVQLQWFEQLKPSLCSTVRECKDYFGKSLFVLGEIGGNDYHLPLLANRTLEEVRTYVPYVIETISNTAEILINEGAVDLVLPGAPPSGCFGVLLTLLPSPNKQDYEPQTGCLKKLNALAMYHNELLRRAIGKLLSKYPGVRIIYADYYGPVIQFVQTPERFGFGNGALIACCGGGGPYNFNPQAWCAQPGATVCEEPSKSIYWDGIHLTEAAYRYIAPGWLSAWSHAKVH is encoded by the exons AtgacttccttcttcttttctcccctAATCATGAAGCTCCCGGTCCTCACtttactctctctctcatgtTTCCATTTTTCCCACTCCTTTACTCCACGCTATAATTCAATATTCAGTTTCGGAAACTCCCTCGCCGACACCGGTAATGGGCTTATCACCAGTGCCCAGCAGTCCCCTGGCATCGGCAGGCTCCCTTACGGCATGACCTTTGGCCGCCCCACCGGCCGCTGTTCCGATGGACGCTTGGTTATCGACTTCATCG CTGAGGCGGTTGGGCTCCCGTTGCTGCCGCCATCTTTGGCGAGCGACCAAGACTTCCGACAGGGAGCCAACTTCGCCGTCGCAGGTTGCACGGCACTTGACTCAGCCTTCTGGGAACAGAGAGGGCTTGCCGGTATCTTTGGGACCAACGATTCCTTGGGCGTCCAGCTTCAATGGTTCGAGCAGCTGAAGCCTTCCCTTTGCAGCACAGTCAGAG AGTGCAAGGACTACTTCGGTAAATCCCTCTTTGTACTCGGAGAGATTGGAGGGAACGATTACCACCTTCCCCTTCTCGCCAATCGGACCTTGGAGGAAGTAAGGACGTATGTGCCTTATGTCATTGAAACCATTTCGAATACTGCTGAG ATTTTAATCAACGAGGGAGCGGTTGACCTAGTTTTGCCTGGGGCGCCGCCATCAGGCTGCTTTGGGGTGCTCCTGACGTTGCTCCCTAGTCCTAACAAACAAGACTATGAACCGCAGACTGGATGCCTCAAGAAACTAAATGCATTAGCAATGTATCACAACGAATTGCTTCGTCGGGCAATAGGAAAACTTCTGAGCAAGTATCCAGGGGTTAGGATAATCTACGCCGATTACTATGGACCAGTCATTCAATTTGTACAGACGCCTGAACGCTTTG GATTTGGCAATGGGGCTCTAATTGCTTGCTGTGGGGGAGGAGGTCCCTACAACTTCAACCCACAAGCCTGGTGTGCCCAGCCGGGTGCGACCGTATGTGAGGAACCATCCAAGTCCATATATTGGGACGGCATCCACCTAACGGAAGCTGCTTATCGCTACATCGCCCCGGGTTGGCTCTCTGCATGGTCCCATGCCAAGGTCCATTAA